The following coding sequences lie in one Mycoplasma tauri genomic window:
- the pip gene encoding prolyl aminopeptidase, with product MGKLFPNIQPYEKGYLRTRDNLHEIYYEILGNPNGFPVLYVHGGPGAGASKDNRRIFDPKFYKIVIFDQRGCGESKPSMSLENNTTWHLVDDIELIREHCNIDKWILLGGSWGTTLSLCYAIKYPNRVRTMVLRGVFLARKKDLLELYQEGTSYFNPIDFQRYISLVPEKYRNDVISYYHYMMHEGNEKLKEKALIEWARWESVNSKINKPEFKTDDLKSIFEIALIENHYFFNNCFFEENYILNNVDKIKNIQTYIIHGAHDLICWPEGAYLLHKQLNNSELNFINEAGHSQWEDKILSKIIDIFENLKKHL from the coding sequence ACCCTAATGGTTTTCCTGTCCTTTATGTTCATGGCGGACCTGGTGCTGGAGCAAGCAAAGATAATAGAAGAATTTTTGACCCTAAATTCTATAAAATAGTTATTTTTGATCAAAGAGGATGTGGCGAAAGTAAGCCATCAATGTCGCTAGAAAATAATACTACATGGCATTTAGTTGATGATATTGAATTAATTAGAGAACATTGTAATATTGATAAATGAATATTACTTGGTGGATCATGAGGAACTACATTATCTCTTTGCTATGCTATTAAATATCCAAATAGAGTTAGAACAATGGTGTTACGTGGAGTATTTTTAGCCAGAAAAAAAGATTTATTAGAACTTTATCAAGAAGGAACTAGTTATTTTAATCCCATAGACTTTCAAAGATATATTTCTCTTGTTCCTGAAAAGTATAGAAATGATGTAATTTCTTATTATCACTATATGATGCACGAGGGTAATGAGAAATTAAAAGAAAAAGCATTAATTGAATGAGCTAGATGAGAATCAGTAAATTCAAAAATTAACAAACCAGAGTTTAAAACTGATGATTTAAAATCAATCTTTGAAATAGCATTAATAGAAAATCATTACTTTTTTAATAATTGTTTTTTTGAAGAAAATTACATATTGAATAATGTTGATAAAATAAAAAACATTCAAACCTATATAATTCATGGTGCACATGATCTTATTTGTTGACCTGAAGGTGCATATTTGTTACATAAGCAGCTTAATAATTCAGAGTTGAATTTCATAAATGAAGCAGGTCATTCACAATGGGAAGATAAAATTTTGTCCAAAATAATTGATATATTTGAGAATTTAAAAAAACATTTATAA